The following coding sequences lie in one Bicyclus anynana chromosome 21, ilBicAnyn1.1, whole genome shotgun sequence genomic window:
- the LOC112057135 gene encoding uncharacterized protein LOC112057135 gives MKELIVLLAIASLSSGIQYNGLRVKFGWSDALADKEYFFKIPRTVVQAETEGWRRTERPSGPLEELRMYCSPGKYVCPLYDPSGFVAGLQLAFPAEDLVTPTFKADKWFTKWSMPATDGEPAKEYLAITQFFVSEESLAAGAGPQVENGATLQDGGVWVNDPDGQLMRIPSTEAELNTTLFKKQNCVPNMGTHYHYNMTRDTLCENILPWFAVTTKGYLVGVGLQFFGKLTQKPKEKDWFESYEGRMIAESTIPLGPECLYRNADTYPVFSLHIYYIDDPWNIKCRPGDSIKPADVVSRLMINVDRYSKSLVDNIKKIFTVNKT, from the exons atgaaAGAACTCATAGTTTTATTGGCCATTGCCTCATTGTCTTCGg GAATACAATATAATGGCCTTCGAG TAAAATTTGGCTGGTCAGATGCACTCGCAGACAAGGAGTATTTCTTCAAGATACCTCGGACAGTGGTGCAGGCGGAGACTGAAGGTTGGCGAAGAACCGAGCGCCCTTCAGGACCGCTAGAAGAGTTACGGATGTATTGCTCTCCGGGAAAATATGTCTGCCCTTTGTACGATCCTTCTGGATTTGTCGCCGGCTTGCAACTTGct TTCCCAGCTGAAGATCTGGTGACTCCAACGTTCAAAGCAGACAAGTGGTTCACAAAGTGGAGCATGCCGGCGACTGACGGCGAGCCTGCTAAGGAGTACCTGGCTATCACACAATTCTTCGTTTCAGAAG AATCCTTAGCAGCGGGCGCTGGTCCACAGGTGGAGAATGGCGCCACTCTGCAAGATGGCGGCGTGTGGGTCAACGACCCTGACGGACAGCTGATGCGCATCCCGAGCACAGAGGCAGAGCTTAACACTACATTGTTCAAGAAACAGAACTGTGTGCCTAATATGg GAACTCACTACCACTACAACATGACACGGGATACTCTGTGCGAAAATATACTGCCGTGGTTTGCAGTTACAACCAAGGGGTACTTAGTAGGTGTTGGCCTTCAGTTTTTCGGCAAGCTCACCCAGAAACCCAAGGAAAAGGACTGGTTCGAATCTTACGAAGGAAGAATGATAGCAGaa TCGACCATCCCACTAGGACCAGAATGCCTCTATAGAAATGCAGACACGTATCCAGTTTTTAGTCTCCACATTTATTACATCGATGATCCTTGGAATATAAAGTGCAG aCCAGGAGACTCGATCAAGCCGGCCGATGTAGTGAGTCGACTCATGATAAACGTGGACAGATACTCAAAATCCTTGGTGGACAACATAAAGAAGATATTTACTGTTAATAAGACTTAA